The following proteins come from a genomic window of Platichthys flesus chromosome 1, fPlaFle2.1, whole genome shotgun sequence:
- the pros1 gene encoding vitamin K-dependent protein S isoform X2 → MKNGSTMWRRKKRPLGETLACLVFLVTLVDAHRFLSQTSASQFLRRHRRANSLFEESKKGNMERECIEELCNKEEAREIFENKPETEYFYPKYVVCLGSHRVGINNHNSDSSIPSDLRTCVNEISNQCTPFPCYKEGTVDCKDGQATFTCVCKPGWKGVRCEDDIDECSDPEFPAGCNQKCYNVPGSFYCMCEEGYLINDKIYCEDINECLIYPSICGKPAKCVNTPGIYECQCPPGFKYNFSSKTCSDVDECEWSMCDGTCINTVGSFACHCDGRQGFRLVENQRFCEKIPVCVDLYDHKHSEMLYLGEHFSGLPVIYLLFRLPENTKFAAEFDFRTFDPEGVVLYAESSQDSWFMLGLRDGRIEVQFKNQHTFKVTSGGKAINDGQWHVISVDELESSISVKISKEAVMSINSPESLFTSVNGKLETKVYIACLPNRTDNIIKPINPRLDGCIRGWNLMNQGASGVKEVIQEKKSKHCFVYVERGTFFTGAGLAQFNIDYSE, encoded by the exons ATGAAGAACGGCTCGACtatgtggaggaggaagaaacgTCCTCTCGGGGAAACCTTGGCCTGTCTCGTGTTTCTCGTGACGCTCGTCGATGCCCATCGAT TCCTGAGCCAGACCTCAGCCTCCCAGTTCCTGAGGAGGCACCGGAGAGCCAACTCTCTGTTTGAGGAGAGCAAGAAGGGCAACATGGAGAGGGAGTGCATCGAGGAGCTGTGCAACAAGGAGGAGGCCAGGGAGATCTTTGAGAACAAGCCGGAGACG GAATACTTCTATCCCAAATATGTTG TGTGTCTTGGTTCACACCGTGTCGGCATCAACAACCACAACTCGGACTCTTCCATCCCATCTGACCTCCGCACCTGTGTGAACG AGATCAGTAACCAGTGCACACCGTTTCCATGCTACAAGGAGGGTACAGTGGACTGCAAGGACGGCCAGGCCAccttcacatgtgtgtgtaagcCCGGCTGGAAGGGGGTTCGCTGTGAGGACG ACATCGATGAGTGTTCAGATCCTGAATTTCCAGCAGGATGTAATCAAAAATGTTACAACGTCCCCGGCAGTTTCTACTGCATGTGTGAAGAGGGCTACCTCATCAATGACAAAATCTACTGCGAGG ATATCAACGAGTGCCTCATATATCCCAGTATCTGTGGAAAACCGGCTAAATGTGTCAACACGCCTGGGATATATGAGTGCCAGTGTCCGCCGGGATTTAAATACAACTTCTCTTCCAAAACCTGCAGCG ATGTAGACGAGTGTGAGTGGAGCATGTGTGACGGCACGTGTATAAACACAGTGGGCAGCTTTGCGTGTCACTGTGATGGTCGTCAGGGCTTTCGCTTGGTGGAGAATCAACGGTTCTGTGAGAAAATCCCTGTTTGTGTGGACCTGTACGACCACAAACACTCAGAGATGCTCTACCTGGGGGAGCATTTCTCAGGCCTGCCTGTCATCTACCTGCTTTTCCGTCTGCCAGAGAACACAAA GTTTGCAGCAGAGTTTGACTTCCGCACGTTCGACCCAGAGGGAGTTGTTCTGTACGCTGAGTCCTCCCAGGACTCATGGTTCATGCTGGGGCTGAGGGACGGTCGCATTGAAGTCCAGTTCAAGAACCAGCACACGTTCAAGGTCACCAGTGGAGGAAAAGCCATAAATGATGGACAGTGGCATGTG ATCTCTGTGGATGAACTGGAAAGCAGCATCAGTGTGAAGATCAGCAAGGAAGCTGTGATGAGCATCAACAGCCCCGAGAGTCTCTTTACTTCAGTTAATGGCAAACTGGAGACCAAGGTCTACATCGCCTGTCTGCCCAACCGCACAGACAACATCATCAAACCT ATCAACCCTCGACTCGACGGCTGCATCAGGGGCTGGAACTTGATGAATCAAGGAGCATCTGGGGTGAAGGAGGTCatccaggagaagaagagtaaaCATTGCTTTGTGTATGTGGAACGAGGGACTTTCTTCACTGGGGCAGGACTGGCACAGTTCAACATTGACTACAGTGA gTGA
- the pros1 gene encoding vitamin K-dependent protein S isoform X1 — translation MKNGSTMWRRKKRPLGETLACLVFLVTLVDAHRFLSQTSASQFLRRHRRANSLFEESKKGNMERECIEELCNKEEAREIFENKPETEYFYPKYVVCLGSHRVGINNHNSDSSIPSDLRTCVNEISNQCTPFPCYKEGTVDCKDGQATFTCVCKPGWKGVRCEDDIDECSDPEFPAGCNQKCYNVPGSFYCMCEEGYLINDKIYCEDINECLIYPSICGKPAKCVNTPGIYECQCPPGFKYNFSSKTCSDVDECEWSMCDGTCINTVGSFACHCDGRQGFRLVENQRFCEKIPVCVDLYDHKHSEMLYLGEHFSGLPVIYLLFRLPENTKFAAEFDFRTFDPEGVVLYAESSQDSWFMLGLRDGRIEVQFKNQHTFKVTSGGKAINDGQWHVISVDELESSISVKISKEAVMSINSPESLFTSVNGKLETKVYIACLPNRTDNIIKPINPRLDGCIRGWNLMNQGASGVKEVIQEKKSKHCFVYVERGTFFTGAGLAQFNIDYSDSGSWKVDIKLNIRPSSSTGVLFALVSNNIVPLSVAVVTKGEGEADLQVFLDGVSVAKLDSLMLCYPERLTLQLSVTPTEIQILANSSTVTYMASDALQVALERLNTTMQKPISTYIGGIPDEVPLPATPVTAFYHGCMDISVNGRQLDFDEALGKHNSIKSHSCPPFSPPEIQHDPLQPHRK, via the exons ATGAAGAACGGCTCGACtatgtggaggaggaagaaacgTCCTCTCGGGGAAACCTTGGCCTGTCTCGTGTTTCTCGTGACGCTCGTCGATGCCCATCGAT TCCTGAGCCAGACCTCAGCCTCCCAGTTCCTGAGGAGGCACCGGAGAGCCAACTCTCTGTTTGAGGAGAGCAAGAAGGGCAACATGGAGAGGGAGTGCATCGAGGAGCTGTGCAACAAGGAGGAGGCCAGGGAGATCTTTGAGAACAAGCCGGAGACG GAATACTTCTATCCCAAATATGTTG TGTGTCTTGGTTCACACCGTGTCGGCATCAACAACCACAACTCGGACTCTTCCATCCCATCTGACCTCCGCACCTGTGTGAACG AGATCAGTAACCAGTGCACACCGTTTCCATGCTACAAGGAGGGTACAGTGGACTGCAAGGACGGCCAGGCCAccttcacatgtgtgtgtaagcCCGGCTGGAAGGGGGTTCGCTGTGAGGACG ACATCGATGAGTGTTCAGATCCTGAATTTCCAGCAGGATGTAATCAAAAATGTTACAACGTCCCCGGCAGTTTCTACTGCATGTGTGAAGAGGGCTACCTCATCAATGACAAAATCTACTGCGAGG ATATCAACGAGTGCCTCATATATCCCAGTATCTGTGGAAAACCGGCTAAATGTGTCAACACGCCTGGGATATATGAGTGCCAGTGTCCGCCGGGATTTAAATACAACTTCTCTTCCAAAACCTGCAGCG ATGTAGACGAGTGTGAGTGGAGCATGTGTGACGGCACGTGTATAAACACAGTGGGCAGCTTTGCGTGTCACTGTGATGGTCGTCAGGGCTTTCGCTTGGTGGAGAATCAACGGTTCTGTGAGAAAATCCCTGTTTGTGTGGACCTGTACGACCACAAACACTCAGAGATGCTCTACCTGGGGGAGCATTTCTCAGGCCTGCCTGTCATCTACCTGCTTTTCCGTCTGCCAGAGAACACAAA GTTTGCAGCAGAGTTTGACTTCCGCACGTTCGACCCAGAGGGAGTTGTTCTGTACGCTGAGTCCTCCCAGGACTCATGGTTCATGCTGGGGCTGAGGGACGGTCGCATTGAAGTCCAGTTCAAGAACCAGCACACGTTCAAGGTCACCAGTGGAGGAAAAGCCATAAATGATGGACAGTGGCATGTG ATCTCTGTGGATGAACTGGAAAGCAGCATCAGTGTGAAGATCAGCAAGGAAGCTGTGATGAGCATCAACAGCCCCGAGAGTCTCTTTACTTCAGTTAATGGCAAACTGGAGACCAAGGTCTACATCGCCTGTCTGCCCAACCGCACAGACAACATCATCAAACCT ATCAACCCTCGACTCGACGGCTGCATCAGGGGCTGGAACTTGATGAATCAAGGAGCATCTGGGGTGAAGGAGGTCatccaggagaagaagagtaaaCATTGCTTTGTGTATGTGGAACGAGGGACTTTCTTCACTGGGGCAGGACTGGCACAGTTCAACATTGACTACA gTGATTCTGGAAGCTGGAAAGTGGATATAAAGCTGAACATACGTCCGTCCAGCAGCACAGGCGTCCTCTTTGCTCTTGTCTCCAATAACATAGTCCCCTTATCGGTCGCTGTAGTAACGAAGGGCGAAGGAGAGGCT GACCTGCAAGTGTTCTTGGACGGTGTCTCCGTTGCGAAGCTGGACTCACTGATGTTGTGTTACCCTGAGCGGCTGACACTGCAGCTGAGCGTGACTCCCACAGAAATCCAAATCTTAGCCAACTCCTCAACGGTTACGTACATGGCATCTGACGCCCTGCAGGTGGCACTGGAGCGCCTCAATACCACCATGCAGAAACCCATCAGTACATACATTGGTGGGATACCAG ATGAAGTCCCGTTACCTGCCACCCCTGTGACGGCGTTCTACCACGGCTGCATGGACATCTCTGTCAACGGCCGCCAGCTGGACTTCGACGAGGCTCTCGGCAAACACAACAGTATCAAGAGTCATTCCTGTCCTCCCTTCTCCCCCCCCGAAATCCAACATGATCCACTGCAGCCGCACAGAAAGTGA